One stretch of Armigeres subalbatus isolate Guangzhou_Male chromosome 2, GZ_Asu_2, whole genome shotgun sequence DNA includes these proteins:
- the LOC134209080 gene encoding uncharacterized protein LOC134209080 → MLWEIQLTSCEPESFDELMLPELKPSVVLSVVKVKPTIVLNRLSSYRRIQRAWAYIHRYIDCKVYKKQVSGDITVDEIMRAEKSVLLLVQRESYGDVLKSLKSNSVQQHPYRNLALFVDDDGLIRVGGRLKYSSIPYDGKHQVLLPQKHHITESIVRGLHQEHFHVGQNGLLAIVRERYWPVHAKQLIKKVVTSCQVCARQRPIPGIQYMGNLPGCRVNPSPPFSKVGIDYAGPFMLKLGGRST, encoded by the coding sequence ATGCTTTGGGAAATACAGCTCACGTCATGTGAACCTGAATCGTTTGATGAATTGATGCTACCTGAACTAAAACCATCAGTGGTGTTATCAGTTGTGAAGGTGAAACCGACGATAGTGCTCAACAGACTCAGCAGTTATAGAAGGATCCAGAGAGCGTGGGCGTATATTCATCGGTATATCGATTGTAAGGTGTACAAGAAACAGGTGTCTGGTGATATTACTGTCGACGAAATTATGAGGGCTGAGAAATCTGTATTATTGCTTGTCCAACGCGAATCTTACGGAGATGTTTTGAAGTCACTAAAATCTAACTCCGTTCAGCAACACCCGTACCGAAATCTGGCACTCTTTGTGGACGACGATGGGTTAATACGAGTTGGTGGTCGTTTAAAATATTCTTCTATTCCGTATGATGGCAAGCACCAGGTGCTCCTACCACAGAAGCATCACATCACCGAATCCATTGTTCGTGGGCTGCATCAAGAACATTTTCACGTCGGCCAGAACGGGCTTTTAGCAATCGTTCGTGAACGTTATTGGCCTGTCCATGCTAAGCAGTTGATTAAAAAGGTGGTTACGTCATGTCAGGTGTGTGCACGCCAGCGTCCCATACCGGGCATCCAGTACATGGGTAACCTTCCCGGCTGTAGAGTAAATCCGTCACCGCCATTCTCCAAGGTAGGAA